The Aedes albopictus strain Foshan chromosome 2, AalbF5, whole genome shotgun sequence region ACCGAGTCAGGATCGGATCAAGCCCtgaaaacagatttttttttccaacggTGTCGTGGCTCAATGGGCATTTATTGGGCTAACAGGGAGCGTTTCTGGGCACTGGTTGGGGTTCTACAACAGACATACAGACgtaaatcttagaggaaattcatcaaacgcTTTTGCCCGgtttctttttcatgagcacacggCCACCTGTTGGTGCCTAAcacgcatcattcagcaacgtaaaCACTTGCAAACGTCAAAACGATCGaacactacccagacaaccaatttacacgcaTAACGAAATTTACAACCGAGTTATGCGTTCAACTAACCGTAAAAGTATCATCGCATAAAATGTTGCAAATATGCCTTTTGCGTGCAAaattggaggcgatatacgtgcaCTGACAGAACAAGGATTACGTTGTATGAGCTGAAGCGATATCCTCTGCGATAAACGATGTGTACTGTATTGCGACGTGATCAATCATTTCATGCGACTtgcctctattagggaaaaaataGCTCTCGTCGCTTCCTGTGTCAAACTCATTACCTTCGGATTAGCAAGTCGCACCTTACACTTAACACCACTCAATTCTTGTAAAACTAGCAGATTAATCGCGATGACATTCTAACCCATCTCAAAGTTTTCCCTAATTAATTTGATTTACCTGTCGACGAAGCAGTTTATCAAATAACCCGCAGCTTATGTTTACCATAACCAGGTAAAAACTCTTCTAAACTTAATCATCGGCTCCGCTAAAACAGCTAATGATCACAACGATTCACTACCGGATGGTTTTtcacattaaaaattaaaaacttctCCGCACCGAAACCACAGTCTAGCAACTTTTTCCCTGTTATCACATTGCAAATCATATTATGTACGCATTATACATAGATTCTCGCTTATGTGAGTTTGTATGTATACGTAAACAAAGTTGCTTATACATTTGTACGAGTTAATTGATACACTAATGCAAGTAGAGCTATCATAACAAGATCATATCGCAAAATCATTACAGTGCGCGCTAAATGCGAGTTCAAATAATGTTGTTCTGCGAGTTTGCTTGTGTGATTATGCGATACAGTTTTGTGCATCGCTAAAACGAATTAGAAAGTAATTTTTTTGGGGTGAATTTTACACTTTGGTTGCAATTAAGGTTTACATTTATGCGATTGTGAGGTGTGTTAGTGATAATATGATGAAATTTATGCATTTTTATGcgagttctggttgtctgggtagcgcctctggtggaaggaaaGCGGAAATCAAAtgtaatttgaattgatcgttaaatgcatgtgccaagccgttttgaaaagTGATACATCCGTTTGTCTGTGCTTCAACCCTTTATCATGGCCCTATTTgtttatacagtagacgttcggtcggtgcaaacggtttaactgcaatgctttttaactgcaagtccggtaagtgcaacaaatttgcagttatcgcaccgccaaacgtcaaaatggtgcgccatgttagccctaatgaacagtcgaatgaatttctcgttcattttacgtcaattgatggcttgttgacactgtcaggcgttgcagttatcggattttcgttcgctaagtgaaacgtaaacatgttgcagttatcgaacgtctactgtagatgCTGGGAAAGTGAGTGGAAACCTCTATAAGAGGAAGAGCCTGACTGCATCCAATCATAAGTGgcgtagcgaaccacttgggcagcggccgatattttggatactcttcgctataacttcgctaaaaccaattgacttgatattTTGTACACGTCTAGATACTTTACGTatatccacagagaacagacattcaggctagaacaaatttcattcagaaagttgtgtaaggatttgaatcttcacttgagtaaggttgcaaaccaatacacgatgaaaacactaacgccaccaagcaccatattgccacagtcaatggtgaattgaaacatttcaagtggtgaattaaattagtatgggaaattaatcgattgcagcgccacgatgttgccacttgtgttaccGATTTCAAagggccgttaaattccttacacagtttcggaactggacttggatgtctgttctctgtggtatatcTTCGCATTCCAAAatatgtgtcaattggttcagaatgtATCAATAAGCATTGCGAATCTATCGACTTGACCATGTCGCGCGTGAAGTTAAACCAATATTTCAACTCTGTACGATACAATAGAACAAAGAAATAATTATGTATATATGTAGTCTACGAAcagttgacgaaataaataaataaataaataaataaataaatagaatgagcttagttatagcagaaaagcgcccaaaataggacccctgccgagatggttctacTTCCCTACATAATTTCAAAGGCTCTGCAGATATTTCGTATTCAACAAATCGCGAAAACCTTGCGAAAATCTCGGTCGACAGGCGCTTCCAAGGGCGCTTCTCAACGTTGCGATTATGACCGAGTGACAACAAAGTCCGCTGTTGCTATTGGCTACAAAGTGTACTGTGTTCGATCGTCCACCAGTGTTTGAACTTGAACATGGCACACGTGAGCTATActtttgaacagaacatgaacagctTTTTTTAAAGTGTTTACGTTCTCTTTAGAGTCCTATGAATTGTTTAAAATACGGCCATAGACAGCTGATCAACCGGACAAACCGTTTCTgaacatatttattaaaaaaacaaTTATGTTTAGTTTAGGCTCTTCTGAAAACTAACGCTAGAGTCAAAATGGCAAATTATTCGTTCGGGTCATGAAAAATGCTTATGCGAAATTTGAGATAATCAAAAACAtgcgaatttaaaaaaaactcattttcgATGTAACTGCTCAAGTGGGAATTTTAATAGTGTGAGAACATGAATTCTTCATTTACAGGGTAAATTACAACACGCACGCATGACAATCGAACTTTTTTCAGTAGCAATTATCTTTCCGTTACATGTTTCGCATAGTCTATCATAGAATCACGATCTTATTTTAGCCAGCACACATCGTTCTCGGCATAGCCGTGACTATCGGCCAGGGCACATACTTCTCCATTCGACGACACATTCTGGCTGATATTAGCATAACAAGAGTCACGTATGGACCTGAATCATGTAGCAACTATTTACCGTGGCAGCTGAGGAAAATTAAGCCAAATGCCTGCTTGCTCAGTTCCACGAAGGAATGAATGAAAAGTTCTCTTCAGCTCACTTAGTGGCAGAAGATAGGCGGGGATCAGAAGTGGTCTAGATGTTGCATGAATAGAATCAAGAGGGTGTGATCTACTTTAAAAAACAAACTTTTGCAAATAAATGAAATGTTCGTaccataaaaacattgattttatgatttcacgataAAACATAATTTACAAAAGTCTCTGATTTAATATTTTAATACAAAATCGACTAATATTGCAGTTAAGCATGACCAATTgtgattcaattaaaaataatcaattttattcTTTCTTAATAACctgttttatttttaatctttctattttttgtgttttttttttcatttataaaTTACGCCaatgatttttgttttccaaTATCAATATTATTAGcatgtttttttcagttttttttttattttatttcgttGCGGCGTATTTTATAAAACATTTCACGAATACTTTTGATGCACGCATTACCCATTCAATTGTAGCACATACCATTTCCCTACGACCGAACCGTTGCGAAGAGGAAAAACGTGGCGTAAACTTTTTCGCATCGAAAGCGTCTTATCTGAGTTGGGTAAGGTGTGCTGCTCGTGTTATCTGGTCCTCTCCTCACAGATCTTGGAAGGTGAGCTAACAACAGTTCCACCAGTtctccatcttcttcttcttcatctggtGTCCTAGTGAGTTATGCGTAGGATCAAATTACCAAAGTTAGACGCCACTTGAAGTGAAGGGTACAATGCAAATTTATGCATCCCAACTGCGTCTTCTTGTTTTCCTTCTTTGGTTCTCGTCGTAAGTCATGACGACTGGGAGGAGAGTCGGCTGAAAGGGTAAGCCGTAATTTTGCGCGTGCAGTCTTTAATTTTCTTTTGCGTTGGTAGTGAGAGTCATTGCAGGAAGGTGGGCTATTCCAAGCATCAGTTGTCGAAACAATTTTTCTCACCTTGGCCCTAATAGGGCGGTAGTTTGCTTTGCTTTATTTGGTAATGCACCTTTACAGCGAGGCAAATGAATTTAATTAGTGTCCATTAGGCTCCAAGGAGAAATCTTAACTTCAGTGAAAGTTGATATAACTTTCCTTGGGATGAGTCGAAATTTGCCCCACCTGAATTTATACCTGAGTTGTTAGTAAATTTCTCTGTAACTTTGAAACTATATTATTGATTCGTATTTGACTTGCATCGATGGTGAACATAATGCATGTTTTACTCTAAAACCTCAGGCACTAGTTGAACATTGAATTAGTCAATaagctttcatacaaaaaatattcttTCATAACTTTTTGTTCGTTGACCATAGGAACTCTCGTCTTCGTAAACGTAATTACAACCAAATATATTCAATTTATTTATCAGTCAGAGTGCTTCTACCCCATTCTTCACTAACCGATAAGATAGAACATAAATCACCTTATCAGCAGTAGTACACCATCAACTTCAATCACATCGTTAGCAATTAATTGTGTACAGCTAAAAATGTGTCCGATCGGCAAGCTTGTTCCAATTTCTCGAGCCGATTGGCCTAAATTACGCGATCTATTCAAGGGCAACGACCTTGCAAACGAAACCCCGCTCAATGCCATCCAGAACTACATCGAATGGGCGCAGATTGACCCAAAAATACGTCATTTGGAGATTCTCAGCTTGGACGACCGTTGGCGAGAAAATGGGACGTTCATAATTTCGGTAAGTTACCGTTTGGGTTTTTGCATTGGAATGTGATTAACTTGTTATTTAACTTTTGAATTAGGACCGTCACGAATTGTTTTTCTTCACACTTGATCCAACACTCGAATCGCTGTACCAAGCATTGGAGCTCATCGATTGGGACTTTCCATACCGAATCTTCGCTATTCTGGACCAACATCAAGCGGTTCTGAGACAAATCTTTAGCAAACTCAACATCCCGTACCCCAAAACAACAGTTGCTTGCAATCTGTCCCGACTGCCGAAAGAAATTGGCATCCGATTTGAAGTCACTCCTCCACCAGGCTTCCGTTTAGGCACCCTAAAATCCCACCACGTCCAAACAATCAACGAAACGTGGCCCTTCCGAAGCGGTGGATCCGAGTACGCCCTAACACGATGCCTCCTCTGGAACACCAACGTGGGTTTGTTCAATGACCAAGACGAGCCGGTTGCATGGTGTTTGCTTAACAATTTGGGAATCATTTGTGTGCTGTACACCGTCGAGCGCTATCGTCGCCGAGGGCTGGCGGAAGTAGTGCTAAGGTCAATGGTGAACAAATTGGCCCAACGGGGGATGAATGCGGTCACCAGTGTGTTGCTGGAGAATGTACCATCCCGAGCGCTATTTGAGAAACTGGGATTCGAAGGTGATTTGACTGTGCACGATAGTTGCCATCAGGTGGTGGATCGGCTGGTGGAGTGGAACTTTTTTTGAAACGTTCCGCACAACAAAGTGGAAACAAGGGTGAATTTGTCACCGGAAGTGACACAACCTGGTGAAATAATGCGTTATTTCTTAGTCGCATCGCGTCATCGTTCGGTGTTCAAATAAAGGCTTGCGGTTCCATAGGCATACAAAGGAATGTAGTTTCTATTGAGGTGCATTATTCAAGAAGAGTCAAATTTCGTAATTAGCTCTTTTGGGACTTTTTCCGTATGACTTgtaagggagagtggcgtcatgttt contains the following coding sequences:
- the LOC109421237 gene encoding glycine N-acyltransferase-like protein 3, which encodes MCPIGKLVPISRADWPKLRDLFKGNDLANETPLNAIQNYIEWAQIDPKIRHLEILSLDDRWRENGTFIISDRHELFFFTLDPTLESLYQALELIDWDFPYRIFAILDQHQAVLRQIFSKLNIPYPKTTVACNLSRLPKEIGIRFEVTPPPGFRLGTLKSHHVQTINETWPFRSGGSEYALTRCLLWNTNVGLFNDQDEPVAWCLLNNLGIICVLYTVERYRRRGLAEVVLRSMVNKLAQRGMNAVTSVLLENVPSRALFEKLGFEGDLTVHDSCHQVVDRLVEWNFF